In Harmonia axyridis chromosome 6, icHarAxyr1.1, whole genome shotgun sequence, a single window of DNA contains:
- the LOC123682245 gene encoding protein henna isoform X2, translating into MGGSGVIRNPKLMPGGNYIQTGRDSAKSTCLIFAPHDDECGILAKYLKIFMKNDVNLLHIESRPSSRMPGRYEFMVECAPSGDIASAIMDIKDMSDYLNIISRDYRDNKDSVPWFPRRIRDLDKFANQILSYGAELDADHPGFTDPVYRKRRKYFADIAYNYKHGEPLPRVEYTKEEIDTWGKVFRQLTALYPTHACKEHNHVFPLLVQNCGYREDNIPQLEDITNFLMDCTGFRLRPVAGLLSSRDFLAGLAFRVFHSTQYIRHPSKPFYTPEPDVCHELLGHVPLFADPAFAQFSQEIGLASLGAPDDYIEKLATCFWFTVEYGLCQEDNEIKAYGAGLLSSYGELQYALEGKAEIRPFEPEKTGVQKYPITEYQPIYYVAESFDDAKEKLIKYAAKIPRSFSVRYNAYTQSIEVLDSKPQVEMLLGNISNELAILNDALKKL; encoded by the exons ATGGGTGGTAGTGGAGTGATCAGAAAT CCTAAGCTCATGCCCGGAGGCAACTACATCCAAACAGGCAGAGATTCAGCAAAAAGTACTTGTCTCATTTTTGCACCTCACGACGACGAATGTGGAATCCTGGCcaagtatttgaaaattttcatgaagaacGATGTTAACCTGTTGCACATTGAATCGAGGCCATCTTCCAGGATGCCTGGACGATATGAATTCATGGTGGAATGTGCCCCAAGTGGAGATATCGCATCTGCAATCATGGACATCAAAGACATGAGCGACTATCTTAATATAATTTCTAGAGACTACAGGGATAACAAAG ACAGTGTACCATGGTTTCCAAGAAGAATAAGAGACCTCGACAAATTCGCCAATCAAATATTATCGTATGGAGCTGAACTGGATGCTGATCATCCAGGATTCACGGACCCAGTTTacagaaaaagaaggaaatactTTGCAGATATCGCCTACAACTACAAACACGGGGAGCCTCTGCCGAGGGTGGAATATACGAAGGAAGAAATAGACACCTGGGGAAAAGTATTCAGACAATTGACAGCCTTATATCCAACTCACGCCTGCAAAGAACACAACCATGTGTTTCCCCTTCTCGTCCAGAATTGTGGTTATAGAGAAGACAACATACCTCAGCTTGAAgatataactaattttttgatGG ACTGTACAGGCTTCAGACTACGACCGGTAGCTGGATTACTTTCGTCGAGAGATTTCTTGGCAGGCTTGGCTTTCAGGGTGTTCCATTCGACGCAGTACATACGTCATCCCAGTAAACCATTCTACACGCCAGAGCCTGACGTATGTCACGAACTTTTGGGACATGTACCATTGTTTGCAGATCCGGCCTTCGCCCAGTTTTCACAAGAAATTGGTCTAGCTTCTCTGGGAGCTCCAGATGATTACATCGAGAAACTAGCTACC TGCTTCTGGTTCACAGTAGAGTACGGATTATGTCAAGAAGACAATGAGATCAAAGCTTACGGAGCCGGACTATTATCTTCATATGGCGAACTTCAATATGCATTAGAAGGAAAAGCAGAAATAAGACCTTTCGAACCTGAAAAAacaggagtgcaaaaatatccAATTACAGAGTATCAACCAATCTACTACGTTGCAGAAAGTTTCGATGATGCCAAGGAAAAATTGAT taaATATGCTGCGAAGATTCCTAGGTCCTTTAGTGTGAGATACAATGCCTACACTCAAAGTATAGAAGTTTTGGACTCTAAACCACAGGTGGAAATGCTACTTGGCAACATATCAAATGAACTGGCCATACTGAACGATGCTCTGAAAAAATTGTAG
- the LOC123682245 gene encoding protein henna isoform X1, producing MSTPRNIDKNGNGKEASPTPSPPDQPKLMPGGNYIQTGRDSAKSTCLIFAPHDDECGILAKYLKIFMKNDVNLLHIESRPSSRMPGRYEFMVECAPSGDIASAIMDIKDMSDYLNIISRDYRDNKDSVPWFPRRIRDLDKFANQILSYGAELDADHPGFTDPVYRKRRKYFADIAYNYKHGEPLPRVEYTKEEIDTWGKVFRQLTALYPTHACKEHNHVFPLLVQNCGYREDNIPQLEDITNFLMDCTGFRLRPVAGLLSSRDFLAGLAFRVFHSTQYIRHPSKPFYTPEPDVCHELLGHVPLFADPAFAQFSQEIGLASLGAPDDYIEKLATCFWFTVEYGLCQEDNEIKAYGAGLLSSYGELQYALEGKAEIRPFEPEKTGVQKYPITEYQPIYYVAESFDDAKEKLIKYAAKIPRSFSVRYNAYTQSIEVLDSKPQVEMLLGNISNELAILNDALKKL from the exons CCTAAGCTCATGCCCGGAGGCAACTACATCCAAACAGGCAGAGATTCAGCAAAAAGTACTTGTCTCATTTTTGCACCTCACGACGACGAATGTGGAATCCTGGCcaagtatttgaaaattttcatgaagaacGATGTTAACCTGTTGCACATTGAATCGAGGCCATCTTCCAGGATGCCTGGACGATATGAATTCATGGTGGAATGTGCCCCAAGTGGAGATATCGCATCTGCAATCATGGACATCAAAGACATGAGCGACTATCTTAATATAATTTCTAGAGACTACAGGGATAACAAAG ACAGTGTACCATGGTTTCCAAGAAGAATAAGAGACCTCGACAAATTCGCCAATCAAATATTATCGTATGGAGCTGAACTGGATGCTGATCATCCAGGATTCACGGACCCAGTTTacagaaaaagaaggaaatactTTGCAGATATCGCCTACAACTACAAACACGGGGAGCCTCTGCCGAGGGTGGAATATACGAAGGAAGAAATAGACACCTGGGGAAAAGTATTCAGACAATTGACAGCCTTATATCCAACTCACGCCTGCAAAGAACACAACCATGTGTTTCCCCTTCTCGTCCAGAATTGTGGTTATAGAGAAGACAACATACCTCAGCTTGAAgatataactaattttttgatGG ACTGTACAGGCTTCAGACTACGACCGGTAGCTGGATTACTTTCGTCGAGAGATTTCTTGGCAGGCTTGGCTTTCAGGGTGTTCCATTCGACGCAGTACATACGTCATCCCAGTAAACCATTCTACACGCCAGAGCCTGACGTATGTCACGAACTTTTGGGACATGTACCATTGTTTGCAGATCCGGCCTTCGCCCAGTTTTCACAAGAAATTGGTCTAGCTTCTCTGGGAGCTCCAGATGATTACATCGAGAAACTAGCTACC TGCTTCTGGTTCACAGTAGAGTACGGATTATGTCAAGAAGACAATGAGATCAAAGCTTACGGAGCCGGACTATTATCTTCATATGGCGAACTTCAATATGCATTAGAAGGAAAAGCAGAAATAAGACCTTTCGAACCTGAAAAAacaggagtgcaaaaatatccAATTACAGAGTATCAACCAATCTACTACGTTGCAGAAAGTTTCGATGATGCCAAGGAAAAATTGAT taaATATGCTGCGAAGATTCCTAGGTCCTTTAGTGTGAGATACAATGCCTACACTCAAAGTATAGAAGTTTTGGACTCTAAACCACAGGTGGAAATGCTACTTGGCAACATATCAAATGAACTGGCCATACTGAACGATGCTCTGAAAAAATTGTAG